Genomic DNA from Bombus affinis isolate iyBomAffi1 chromosome 8, iyBomAffi1.2, whole genome shotgun sequence:
CCACATTGCACTTCATTTAAAACACTCGATTTGAATAATAACTCTTTATATTCGTAATTCGACTTATTTTCTACTACACACTCTAGATCTCCGATGATTTCCGTTGAAATATTTTGATTGCGCATTCTTGATATTCCCAACGTTTGATAGTCTACGCAGCTCGCTGCTGTTTCGTTACTTTTCTGATTAATTTCATCTTCTAAATGACAATCTTCTGGATTACATTTAATTCGCATGAACGTTCCGCCAGGTTGAGCAACTAACAACGTTGGTGTTCCATCTGCCATATGCTAAATGAAAACATCAAAATTCGTTATTACCATAAATTAAAGAATTTACCTttcttttatacaaatttactaCACCTGTAATGTGACTGTTCCTATTTGATTGGCACATTCCCATTTATTCAATCCAACTAACTTTCCTCTACCTAATTCTAGATTACTTGACCATCTGTAAGATCTAACTACACGATCGGTCAAACCAAGTACCATTTCATTTGCACCATCTTTATCAACATCTGCTACTAAGACCATTTTTGTATTAGTTGGGATTCTTTGTACATGAACACACTCCATTTTACCAGATAAttcattaatttcattattGCCATCTATTTGATCTAAACTTGAAGAACTTGTCATGTTAACACCTGTTGCGATATCCGTGCTTGGATGGCCTATGATTTTTATCCAATaatatacaaattataattatttttaaacagCAATACAAAACACAATAATATAATTTGCAATTCACCATGTTTTATGTTGTCTTGATCAATTGGTTCCTTGATTAATTGTTGAGTAGAAGTTACGTTGCTCATACTAGGGTTAACAGATCTTGGGCTGTAAAAGATATGTGCCCAGCCATCTCCACATATTACAACTAACGCATTTCGTccataattaaaaatatctccTATCGCTACACTAGTTATAAGGCCTAGCCCAGGTATCTTTTGCCATAACTCTGAGCcctgtaatataataatttagaaTAAACAGCGTAACAATCCATGCCAATAAGTTATTAGCAAATTAGTAATAtcaattcactttaaaaatataaagttCTCCCTCCGCTGTACCAATAACTAATTCATTGTCACCATCATTGTCAACATCTCCTATTGTTAAACCATGTCTACATACAGTGCCAGGTAAATCCCATTGGAGTCTTTTAACAAAACTAACAGCCCTCATTTTCTCTATAACAAATTCTATCTAGCGGGTACTTTTGGTGAATTTAGTGGAAAATTATGATTTGTCATAGAAGGATAAAGATATCGCCAACGGCTAGGTGGCCAAACTATGGAAGTAGCTTTAGCAGTTATCAATCCAAGAGAAATTGGTCCAAAAGTATTAGAGTCCATGGAACGTCCAATATGGTCACCTTCTACCCAACAATGACCTTCAGGTATCTAACAAATAGATATGAATTTTCTTATTATTCATAAAATTCTATAAGCAAAGATTTATCGAGTGAAAAATTCTCAAATACCTGTAGAATGTCTGCTTTATAGCCATGTGTGCGTACAATGTCTCCAGAAAGTCCTACAACTCGCTTAATCAAAATTTGTTCTGGAGTTTTTGGAGATTTTACAGTTACTATTTCGCCGCGTTGAATATTTTGTGTACGAACTGCTCGACGATTCAAAAAAACATAATCAGGATTTCTTTCATCAGGGTTTAAGGTTGGCTGCATAGAAACTCCTTCTACTTTGGCTATGTAACCAACTGTATCCAAAAAAGTGATCCCGATAGGGATGCCTATAAGGATACCCGCAAAGAAATGTCGTACTTTCATCTATCGCATTTATCAActacaaataataaaaatattttgaattaaACATCTATAAGTGTACACAAAATTACATTTATTAACTATAATTTTACAATAACAAATATGAAGTTATGCTTTAAAAAGAAAATCTGTATTACTTTTTcattattacaaaattattaacaaaattttaatatagttctttattcataaactgaaataATCTTTTATAGgttaacgtataaagtttaaGACAAAGAATTTATTTTAGTCTCAAATTGTTTATAGTGTCCGaggatttatattaataaaacttTCATGATTTACAAGGTATTAAACGGATCTTATTGTTTGTTAAACTATGAGCTCGAAATAAGTAGAggttacaaaataattttaatgtgATACATTTAGGTTAGGAAAACTAATCTTGctacatacacatacatattttacatatacGTAGATTGCAATATCCAATGCAATTATACattgttttaaattataaactaaaataattatttagtaATGATACTTGTTCTTTGTAGATTATACTTAGTTCCATCGTAAGTCTAAATTATTCATGCAAAATGGGTGATTATATCTTGTTACAAACCGATTAAGATCAATATTTTAGTTTTAGAATTCCAAAAACAAACATGAATtttgatataataatattatttattcctTTAATAACAACGTTGAAGGTAATTGATATTACTAAACTGATAAAATGTACGAGCTTAAATAACCTATCATTTAATGGACCGGCGTTTTTATTAATGAACGAATTATCATTAAAAAATGCTCCTACTTCCATTAGAATTTagctatacatacatacatatatatcttaaagcaattatttaaaaaaaattatttaattattattaaagtcATTTATATCAAAATTGTTTGAAATGTTTTAAATGTTGCATGTGGGAACATTTTTAACACATTTTTACGATTGGGCGTAATTTTTAAACTATAACTGATAAACATTTACGAGGTCCGTGTTTTCTTAATAGTAATACATATTACAAAAAAATGCGCCAACTTTGTATTATtgacataaaaatattttaaaatatatttaatgatAGTTTACATTTAACATTATCTATTTATATAGACATCATATAACAGTACTAATAACTTCATCTCATAATAGCTATTAAAACATGACTTGAACATTAAAATACGTTATTAACATTATTATGGAAGATCATGCAATTAAACTGTTTAATTTTTATACAACACTGAATACGATTTCAACttgtattttaatatctttcattTTTACATAACGAACGTCAGGGaattatacataatattatGAAGAGTATTTGCATTCAATATGGATCTGCATAATTAAACATAGGTATGAAAATGACAATGGCTATATATTAAATGGTTTTATAAACtacattattaaaaaattctcaGCTAAATGTAACTCAAATACTGCATACAGAATTCCATATAAAATTTAAtgtgataaataaaaaatgaacaagaaattaataaattgtcAGCATAATACAAAATTCTAGGTAACATTAAACAATTGGTATGTGTACAAGCGTTATAGAGATCAGTGCTTGCCAATCACCGTACCTGATATAGGATTAATACCACAGTAatacatattaataattatttagtgCCTATTGCCTGTGCTTGAATTCTGTGGTCATTATTGCACAATGACTTTATCAGATATGTGCACGATGCACTGCCTCTTACTTGGCCCCTCTGATTAGTAAATTTTTGATcctatgaaatataaatataagataCAATAGGCAAGAATGTAATCATATAATAAATTCGATTCTTATGAACATATTAGGTCTTTGGCAGTGCTTAACCAAGATCTATACCATTCAtgattattttgttatttctttcttactatAGTCTGCAAATTTTCAAGATTGGTAAACACTGATTCAATCAAACGTTAATTCgccattataatttttctttttatcctgAATTGTCTTTTCATTATAATGTAACCCATTATTTTCATGTTTAATCTGTTCTATTTAATTTCCCTTAccaaatttttacaatttcgtTGTTTTTTACAACTGTCATTATCTTCTGATTTACCATATTTGTTTCTCTCACTGATatatttaaagtaaaatatatattttttatatagttCTTCTATTATTCTGTCCTTTCTCGTGTTTTTCTTCCATTTCCTATTTACTTCCCATCACTTCCTCTTTCTCCTCATCGTCATCCTCTTCTTCGTcatcctcttcttcttcctctctctcttcctcttcatCCTCCTCCTCCCCCTGCTCTTCTTCCTCGctctcctcctcctccccctGCTCTTCTTCCTcgctctcctcctcctcctcttcgcTTTCCAtcacctcctcctcctcctcctcttcttcctgttcctcttcctcctcctcctcctcttcctcctcctcctcttcctcttcctcctcctcctcctcctcctcctccccctcctcttcctcctcctcctcctcctcctcctcctccacctcTACAGCTTTATCCATTTCT
This window encodes:
- the LOC126919188 gene encoding mitochondrial inner membrane protease subunit 2, whose translation is MKVRHFFAGILIGIPIGITFLDTVGYIAKVEGVSMQPTLNPDERNPDYVFLNRRAVRTQNIQRGEIVTVKSPKTPEQILIKRVVGLSGDIVRTHGYKADILQIPEGHCWVEGDHIGRSMDSNTFGPISLGLITAKATSIVWPPSRWRYLYPSMTNHNFPLNSPKVPAR
- the LOC126919170 gene encoding KICSTOR complex protein ITFG2-like, with product MRAVSFVKRLQWDLPGTVCRHGLTIGDVDNDGDNELVIGTAEGELYIFKGSELWQKIPGLGLITSVAIGDIFNYGRNALVVICGDGWAHIFYSPRSVNPSMSNVTSTQQLIKEPIDQDNIKHGHPSTDIATGVNMTSSSSLDQIDGNNEINELSGKMECVHVQRIPTNTKMVLVADVDKDGANEMVLGLTDRVVRSYRWSSNLELGRGKLVGLNKWECANQIGTVTLQHMADGTPTLLVAQPGGTFMRIKCNPEDCHLEDEINQKSNETAASCVDYQTLGISRMRNQNISTEIIGDLECVVENKSNYEYKELLFKSSVLNEVQCGKNLKSVSLEFKKNNSQSEIRKSSPSIMEGRRKNSTIENSKTNKAFGTTDPSSRDQVDGNVFGGNVILGGYDIKSEKDSLLPTYKHFSCQDNSSNNKIEDAKGKGKTETDANIQNNLLQGKPYALATLDGTIMLVKDEIILWSMQVDHQIFALCRLDVTGDGSDEIVACAWDGQTYILDQQRNSVRFQFEEPVRAFCTGNYNVTPGFPTPCLVYNSFNNKIFLYYDVTLPSMVTKPLNPMDELDSEEKKILDDLLGNCTEMEKQQKIQELTEWLLYGIS